Part of the Propioniciclava sp. MC1595 genome is shown below.
GACGTCGACTTCCTGCTCGTCGGGCCGGGCCTGCCGCTCATCCGCCACGCCGCCGAGCACGCGCCGCAGCACGACCCGAAGTCCAAGCCGTGGTTCGCCGTGGGCGGCATCACGCTGGAGTCGCTGCCCGCCGTCATCCGCGGCGGCGCGAAGCGCGCGGCTGTGGGCGGGGCGATCACCCGGGCGTCCAACCCCGAGGCCGCGGCGATGGCGCTCAAGGACATCCTCCGCGAGGCGTGGAACGACGACGAGCGCATGGAGGCCGTCACGGCGTCCGCGTTCGGCCCCTCGCCGAACCTCAGCTTCGGCAAGCCGGTCAGCCCGCCGCCGACCGACCTGCACCTGTAGGGGTCAGAACTTTCGTGTCACCGCCGCGGTCGCCAGGGCGACGAGGCCCTCGCGCGCGGGCTCGAACAGGTCGGCGGCGGCCAGCGCGGCCAGGGCCAGGTCGAACTCACGGCGAATCTCCTCCTCGACGGCCGCACGGGCCCCCGAGGCGTCGATGATCTCGCGGGCACGCGCCACGCCGTCGGCGTCCAGGTCGGGGTTGCCGAACAGGCCCGCCAGCTCGGACGCCTCGGCCTCGCCCGCCCGCCCGAAGGCCTCGGCGGCCAGCAGGGTGAGCTTGCCGACGCGCAGGTCCTCGCCGGAGTCCTTGCCCGTCAGCGACTCGTCGCCGTAGATGCCGAGCACGTCGTCGCGGTACTGGAACGCGCGGCCCAGCGGCTGGCCGAACGAGGTGAGCGCGCCCAGCTGGGCGGCGTCCGCCCCGGCCAGGGCGGCGCCCAGCAGCAGCGGCCGGCGGATCGTGTAGGAGGCCGACTTCCACGTGACCACCGTCCTGACCAGGTCGGCGAGCTGCTCGCGCCCAACGTCGGTGCGGCTGATCGTGTACGGGTCGCGGGCCTGGGCCAGCACGTCGAGGTACTGCCCGGCGGTCACCTCGGTGCGCACCGCCTCGAGGTGCGGACGCCCCCGGTCCAGCTGGGCCGGCTCCAGGCCCGAGCGGCGGAACATCTCCTCCGACCAGACCAGCAGCAGGTCGCCGAGCAGGATCGCACCGGCGCGCCCGAACTGCTCGGGGTCGCCGCGCCAGTCGGCGTCGCGGTGGTCGGCCTCGAACTGGCGGTGCGCGGCCGGGACGCCACGACGGAAGTCTGAGGCGTCCATCACGTCGTCGTGCATGAGGGCCGACACGTGCAGCACGTCGAGGGACGCCGCGGCCGTGGACACCGCCTCGGGCAGGTCGAGGCTGCCGGCGACCGCCGCGTAGGCCCACGCGCAGAACGCGGGGCGGAGACGCTTGCCGCCGCGGGTGAACAGGCGGGCGCGCTCGAGCAGCGGCGCGGTCGCCGGGTGGATGTCGGCCAGGACGGGGGCCTGGGCGTCGAGGAACGTGTCGATCGACCCGGCCACCGCGGCGCGGAAATCGTCGGACACAGGGTTGGCGCTGACCAGTCTGACCACGCTGCGAGCCTACCGGCGGCCCGCGGGGGCGGCTGAACTAGGGTGGCCGACATGCCCGAGACGATCGTCGACCGACTGCGCTCCAGTGACGGTCCGACGTTCAGCGTCGAGTTCTTCCCGCCCTCCGACGACGCGGGCGTCCTGCAGCTGATCGGCACGGTCGACCAGCTGCAGGGGCTGCAGCCGGACTGGGTCTCGGTGACCTACGGCGCGACGGGCGCGAGCCGGTACAAGACGTTCTCGGCGGTGGGCGCGATCCGTGGCCAGACCGCCGTCTCGACCATGGGGCACCTCACCATTGCGGGGCAGAGCGCCGCCGAGGTGGTGCGCGCCATCCAGGCCTACGAGCGGCTCGGCGTCACCCACATCCTCGCCCTGCGCGGCGACCCGCCGTCGGGCGGCCGGTTCGCGCCGCACCCCGAGGGCCTGCGCACGGCCACCGACCTCGTGCGGCTGGTGAAGTCGCTGGGTGACTTCACCGTCGGCGTCGCCGCGTTCCCCGACGGCCACCCCGAGGGCGACCTCGACCTCGACGCGCGGATCCTGCTCGCCAAGGAGCAGGCCGGCGCCGAGTTCGCCATCACCCAGCTGTTCTTCGACCCGGCCGCCTACGTGTCGCTGGTCGGACGCTTCCGGGCCTTGGGCGGCACCATGCCGATCATCGCGGGCATCATGCCGGTGACCGTGCCCAGCCAGATCGAGCGGTTCGCCGGCCTGTCGGGCTCGGCGATGCCGGCCGACTTCGAGGCGCGGCTGCGCGCGGTGGCCGACGACAAGGCGGCGTTCCGGGCGGTCGGCATCGACCTGGTCACCCAGCTGTGCCGCGACGTGCTGGACGCCGGCGCCCCCGGCCTCCAGTTCTTCACGCTCAACCGGTCGACCGCGACCGCCGAGATCCTGGGCCGGCTGCGCGCCGAGGCCTGAGCCGCGTCAGACGGGGAGGGCCATCTCGAGGCTCTCCCACACGGCGTCGCCCACACGGGTCTCGCGCACGCCGGTATCGACGAAGCCCAACGTGCGGTACAACGCCAGCGCGCCCGTGTTGGTGCGCCACACGCCCAGGGTGACGGTGCGCACGCCGGGGAGGGCGGCCGCGGCCTCGACCAGCGCGACCATCAGCGCCCGGCCCCAGCCCTCGCCCCGCCGGGACGGGTCGACGAGCACGCGGCCGACCCGGGCGGTGGTGGCGTCGACGCGGCGCACCGAGCCGATGCCCACGAGCCGGTCGCCGTCGTGCAGCGCGTGGGCCGCCCAGCCCTCGGGCCCCGGCTCCAGCAGGGACGCCGGGTCGAGCGGGTACGCCAGGCGCGGTCCGGCGAAGACCAGGACGTCCTCGGCCGAGGCCACCCAGCGGGCCGCGTCCGCGGCGTCCGAGGGGGTGGCCGGGACGAGCGGGACCGGGACGGGCGGACCGGGGACGGACCCGCTCACTCCTCCGGACGCCACGCGCCCGGGCCGCCCACGTCGAGCGTGACCAGCATCTGCGTGGCGCGGGTGAGGGCGACGTAGAGGACGCGCACCCCGCCGGGGCTCTGCTCGACGACCTCATCCGGGGAGACCACCACGACCGCGTCGTACTCCAGGCCCTTGGCCTCGAGCGGGGACACGAAGATGACGCGGGCCAGGTTGGCCGGGTTCATCCGGGTCGACAGGCGCGGGGGCAGGGCGGTGCGCAGGTGGTCCAGCCGCGACGGGGGAGCGATGACACCCACCGTGCCGCCGACCGAATCGGTGAGGCGGTCGACGATGCGGACCAGGTCGCTGACCAGCGCCGACTCCGACGTGTGCAGCAACTCCGGCTGGTGGCCGGTCGAGCGCACCGCGCGGGGCAGGTCGGCCTTGGGGAAGTGCGCCTTGACCACCTTGGCGGCGAGGTCGAACACCTCGGCCGGGGAGCGGTAGTTCACCGACAGCCGGAAGTCGCGGTGCGGGGCGGTCCCGATGAGGTCGCGGACCGCGCGGCCCACCTCGTCGAGGTCGGGCCACGAGCTCTGGGCGAGGTCGCCCACGATCGTCCACGACGCCTGCGAGCCGCGGCGGCGCAGCATCCGCCACTGCATGGGCGTGATGTCCTGGCTCTCGTCGACGAGCATGTGCGCGTAGGTCTCGTGCCGGTCCTCGCGGAAGTCGTGCTCGACGGTGCGGGCCAGCCGGTCGGCCGTGGTGACGAACTCGGTGACGTCGGCGCCGCCCTCGATGAACAGCGACGGGCCCGCGTCGTGGTCGATCGGCTCGGGGCCGAGGATCGCGACGAGCTCGTCGAGCAGGGCGGTGTCGGCGACGGTCCAGTCGGCGTCCTCGCCCTCGTGGGCGTAGGAGGCGGCGAGCAGCGCCTGCTCGGTCGCGTCGAGGACGCCGTCGGCCGCCCGCGCGGTGACCCGGGGGTCGACGAGCCGGCGCAACACGCCGGTCGCGGACAGCGCCGGCCACCAGGCCTCGACGAACTCCTGGTAGGCCGCGGAGTCGGTGATCAGCTCGGGGATCGCCTCGGGGTCGACGTCGACGTCCTCGGGCACCTGGGTCACCAGGGCGGCGACGAGCGCCTTCTCGGCGGACTCCCGCGCCAGGTTGACCCGCTGGTGGGCCAGCACGCCGGCGCGGATCCGGCCCAGCTGGTGGGCGTCCAGCTTCAGGACGTTGCCCTTGACCGTGACGAGCAGGGAGGGGGCGGGGGCGTCCGGGTCGCCCAGGGGCAGGTTCACGAGGTTCTTCAGCACCCCGACCATGCGCAGGCTGCCCTTGACGAAGGCGGTGTCGGCGTCGTCGACCCGGTCGGCCGACAACCCGTCGAGCACGTCGGAGGCCACCTGGCCGATGGCGCGCAGGGTCACGGAGTCCTCACCCAGGGAGGGCAGCACCCGCTCGATGTAGTTCATGAACACCGGGCCTGGGCCGACGACCAGGATGCCGCCGCGCTCGAAGCGCCGGCGGTTGGAGTAGAGCAGGTAGGCGGCGCGGTGCAGGGCGACCACGGTCTTGCCGGTGCCCGGGCCACCGCTGATGATCGTCACGCCCGGGTACTCGGCGCGGATCGCGAGGTCCTGCTCGGCCTGGATGGTGGCGACGATGTCCTTCATCCGGGTGCCGCGCGACCGCGACAGGGCGGCCATGAGCGCGCCCTCGCCGATGATCGGGAGGTCGTCGGTGTTGGCCTGCGCGTCGAGCAGGTCGTCCTCGATGCCGATGACGCGGTCGTTGCGGCAGCGCAGCACGCGGCGGCGCACGACGTCCATGGGCTGCTGGGGGGTGGCGCGGTAGAACGGCTCGGCGGCGCGGGCGCGCCAGTCGATCACGAGCGGCTCGTACTCCTCGTCGCGCACGCCGATGCGGCCGATGTAGCGGACCTCGCGCTCCTCGGGCTCCTCCAGGTCGAGGCGGCCGAACACGAGCCCCTCGTGCTCGGCGTCGAGGACGGCCAGCCGCTTGGCGGCCTGGAAGGTGAAGGCGTCGCGCTCGAAGAGGGCGGTGCCGTCCTCCTCGCGGACCCACGTCTCGCGGTTGGACCGGAAGATCTCCTGTCCGCTGGCCGCTGCGCTGCGGGCCGACTGGGTCGCTTCCTCGAGGCGGGCGTACACGGCGTCCACGTGGGCCTGTTCGTGGGCCAGTTCGTGGGCGAGCAGTTCAGGTTCGTTCAAGGTGGAGTTTCCCTTGTCTGGTTTCGACCAGAGGCCAACACTACTCCCCTCAGCGGGCGAGCGCCTTGTTCGTCGGCCGGATGTCGTCGCCCGTGAGGTACTCGTGCGCCGCGTAGGTCGCCAGCGCGCCCGACAGCAGCTGGGCCCACGGCTCCGAGCCGCCGGGCGAGGACGCCGAGGCGTGGAACCAGCCCGGACGCCGCGGGTCGCGCAGGGCGGGGCGCGCCAGCAGCTGGTCGGGGAACGAGTCGCGGCGGCTCCAGCGGGAGGGGCGGTGCCAGGCCACGCCCGGGTCGACGGTGTCGACCACCGCGTCGGCGCCCTCGGTGGCGGCCGCGTCGGGGGTGAGGGTCACACCGCGCTCGGCCAGGCGGTCCTCGAGCACGTCGACGAGCCCGGACGCCGGGGCGGGTCGGCCCTCGGCGTCCTGCAGGCGCCACCGGCCGAAGGTGCGCTCGACGGCCAGCCGGGAGGAGAACCACGCGGGGGCCGCGGCGGGCTCGAGGCCCCGCGCACGGGCCACGGCCCGGACCCGTTCGGCCAGGACCGGGTGGTCCAGCGTGCGGGCGACGTCCTCGAGGCTGCGGCGCGGGTGGAGGCCGGCGCGGGCGACGGCGTCCGGGGTCAGCTCGGCCTCCAGGCCGAGGGGCCGCACGGCCTGCCAGATGTCGTCGGCGGCGTCCACGAGGTCGCGCCAGGCGCGGGCGGCCGACTCGCCGAGGGCGTCCACGTCGGCGTACCAGGTCGCGGCGCGCTCGGTGGGCGGGCCGTCGGGGTCGGCGACGAGGTCCAGGCCGTGCAGTCCGAGCGCGCCGGCGGCGGGTCGCCCCGACTTCTTGAACAGGTCGCGCCACGGGGCCGGGAAGTCGAGGGTGTCACCGAGCGCCGCGCGCATGGCCGCCGCCCCACCGGGGGTGTCGACGAGGGTGACGTCGTGGCCGACCCGGGCGAGGCGCACCGCGGCCGCGACGCCGGCGAGGGTGCGGCCGACGACGGTGACGTGGCCCATCAGGCCGGGGCCGGGTTCTTGCGCCGGCTCAACCAGCGTTGGTAGGCCAGCCAGCCGCGCCGGATCCTGGTCGCGTTCGCCCACAGGGCGAGCAACCCGAGCACGAGGAGCACCGCGACCACGATGGCCGCAGCCACGGGGGCCAGCGCGACGAGGGTGGCCACGCCGGTCACGGCGACGTCCCCGGCCGCCGAGGCGGCGACGTTGGTGAAGGGCTCGGGGGAGGTGTTCACCGCCAGCCTCAGGCCGGCCTTGGTGAGGTGGCTGACCAGGGCGGTGATGCCACCGACCGACGCCAGCGTGATGGTGGCGAGGTCGCCGGTCGCGCCGGCGTAGATGGCGCCGATCGCGGCGCCGGCGATGGGCCGGATGACGGTGGAGATGGTGTCCCACGCGCTGTCGATGTACGGGATCTTGTCGGCGACCAGCTCGATCGCGCACAGGACCGCCACGATGATGAGGACGTCGGTGCGCTGGAACCCGGCGGGGATCCCCTCGATGCCGGCGAACCGGCCCAGCACCCCGAGCACGAGCACGGTGCCCCACGCGTTGATGCCGCTGGCCCAACCCGAGGCGAACGCGGCAGGAAGCATCTCCATGGCGATCAGGGTAGCGACTACGGTGATGCACGAGGCCCGCCCACCCGGGTGGGCCATGACCCCCGGGAGGCCGGACCCCATGGGCAATGCGCTCGAGTTCATCAAGGGCGTCGACAAGTTACACGCCTTCTACACCGAGCACGTGCGGATGCTGGCGCACGCCTACGACCTGACCGACGAGGAGGCCGCGCGGGTCCTCGACAACTACGACTTCCGCAACGTCGCCCGGTCCATCCTCCGGCCGCCGCGCGTCGACGTGATGGACGACACCTTCAAGCAGCAGTGAGCCGCCTGCGGGCGCTGGCCGGGGCCTGCGCCCTCGGCCTCGCGCTGTCGGGGTGCGCGCCCACGCCGCCGTCGGGTCCGGTCGCGTCGCCGACCCCGGGAATCCCGTCGCCGACCACCGTCGCCCCCGCGCCGTCGCCGACGGCGAGCCCGGCCCCGCCCGGCTGGACCGTGGAGACGTGGTCGAACAACGACCCCGCCCTGCCGGTGCACCTCCAGTGGCCGGTGGTGCCGGGCGCGACCGCGCTGAACGCGATGCTGGCCGAGGACATGGACGCCCGTGCCCGCGCCTTCCTGGCCGACTCGGTGCCCAACCCCGAGGTACCGCCCGAGCTGAGCGGCACGTGGGAGACGGTGCTGGACGCCCCCGCCTGGGCCGGCGTCCGGGTCGACCTCTATGAGTTCGCCGGGGCGTCGGGGCGGGCGTCGACGTCCGTGCTCTACGGGGAGAAGCTGTCGGGGACCGCGCTGCGCTCGGTCGACCTGCTGGCCCCGACCGCGCGGCGCACGGCGGTGGACGCCGTGGTCGCGGCCCTGCGCGCCGACGGCCACGAGGTGCTCGACGACCTCGCCGACGCGCCCGACCTCGAGACGCGCCTGTTCGACGACGTGGTGGTCGGCCCGCGGGGCGAGCTCGTCGTCCGGGTGGGCGAGGGGCTCGTGCTGCCGTTCAGCGAGGGCGTCGTCGACGTCACGCTCGCCCCGTCCGTCGCCGAGGGGGTGCTGTCCGAGCAGGGCCGCGACCTCCGCGACGCGGTGGTCGGCCTGGTCGGCCCGGCCTCGCCCACGCCCACGCCAGCGGCCCCGGTGTCACAGCGGCCCGCGGCGTCCGTGGACTGCGCGGTCGTGGCGTGCGTGGCCCTGACCTTCGACGACGGGCCGGGCAAGGAGACCGGGCGGCTGCTGGACGACCTGGCCGCCGCGGGCGCGCCGGCGACGTTCTTCGTGCTCGGCACCTCGGTGCGGGCCCACCCCGACCTGGTCCGCCGGATGGCCGCCGAGGGCCACGAGGTCGGCACCCACACGTGGTCGCACAAGCAGCTGACCAAGCTCGGCGAGGAGGGCCAGCGCCGGGAGGTGCAGCGGGGCGTCCGGGCCGTGGAGGAGGCCGGGGTGACGCCGACGGTGTTCCGGCCCCCGTACGGGTCCTACAACGCGACCACCCGGAAGGTCGTGGGGGCGCCGATGATCCTGTGGGACGTCGACACCCTGGACTGGCGGACGCGGTCGACCGACGCGACCGTCGCGTCGGCCGTGGGCGACGCGAGGGCGGGCTCGATCGTGCTGATGCACGACATCCACGCCCCGACTGTGGACGCCGTCCCGCGCGTGGTCGCCGGCCTGCGCGAGCGCGGGTTCACGCTGGTGACCGTGTCGCAATTGCTGGGCCCGCAGGAGCCCGGATCGGTGTCGTCGCGACGCCCTTGACGGATTGTCGGAGGCCGCTCGTATAGTGGTGATCCCTTCGAACGCATGTTCGAAAGTGGTCTCGCGGAGGTGGTCATGCGGCGGTACGACGAACCGATCGCGGTGCGGTCGGGCGAGGTGGGCGGCGAGCCCGCCCCGGTGGAGTTCCTGTGGCGGCGCCGTTACTGGCGGGTGCTCGACGTCGAGAGCCGGTGGCGCGAGACGGCCGACTGGTGGAGCCGGCCGTCCGAGGACCTGCTGGCCGAGTCGGAGGTGTTCCGGGTGGTGGCCAGCGCCGGGCGCACCAGCCTGCCGGGGGTGTACGAGCTGGCCCACCCGGTCGCCGGCGAGGAGTGGTTCCTGCGGGCGGTGGTGGACTGATGTCGGCCGACCCCACCCGGGCCTGGCAGCTCGCCGAGCTGCTGTTCGACGACGTCGCCGCCGCGCTGGCGGCGGCGGAGGACGCGGTGCGCCCGGCCGAGCGCTACCTCGCCGCCCACCGGGCCGCCCTGCGGGTGGCCGCGGGCGTGCTGGCCCGCCGGCGGCCGCGGCTGCGCGAGCGGCGCCCC
Proteins encoded:
- a CDS encoding polyprenyl synthetase family protein, which gives rise to MVRLVSANPVSDDFRAAVAGSIDTFLDAQAPVLADIHPATAPLLERARLFTRGGKRLRPAFCAWAYAAVAGSLDLPEAVSTAAASLDVLHVSALMHDDVMDASDFRRGVPAAHRQFEADHRDADWRGDPEQFGRAGAILLGDLLLVWSEEMFRRSGLEPAQLDRGRPHLEAVRTEVTAGQYLDVLAQARDPYTISRTDVGREQLADLVRTVVTWKSASYTIRRPLLLGAALAGADAAQLGALTSFGQPLGRAFQYRDDVLGIYGDESLTGKDSGEDLRVGKLTLLAAEAFGRAGEAEASELAGLFGNPDLDADGVARAREIIDASGARAAVEEEIRREFDLALAALAAADLFEPAREGLVALATAAVTRKF
- a CDS encoding methylenetetrahydrofolate reductase codes for the protein MPETIVDRLRSSDGPTFSVEFFPPSDDAGVLQLIGTVDQLQGLQPDWVSVTYGATGASRYKTFSAVGAIRGQTAVSTMGHLTIAGQSAAEVVRAIQAYERLGVTHILALRGDPPSGGRFAPHPEGLRTATDLVRLVKSLGDFTVGVAAFPDGHPEGDLDLDARILLAKEQAGAEFAITQLFFDPAAYVSLVGRFRALGGTMPIIAGIMPVTVPSQIERFAGLSGSAMPADFEARLRAVADDKAAFRAVGIDLVTQLCRDVLDAGAPGLQFFTLNRSTATAEILGRLRAEA
- a CDS encoding N-acetyltransferase, coding for MSGSVPGPPVPVPLVPATPSDAADAARWVASAEDVLVFAGPRLAYPLDPASLLEPGPEGWAAHALHDGDRLVGIGSVRRVDATTARVGRVLVDPSRRGEGWGRALMVALVEAAAALPGVRTVTLGVWRTNTGALALYRTLGFVDTGVRETRVGDAVWESLEMALPV
- a CDS encoding UvrD-helicase domain-containing protein; the protein is MNEPELLAHELAHEQAHVDAVYARLEEATQSARSAAASGQEIFRSNRETWVREEDGTALFERDAFTFQAAKRLAVLDAEHEGLVFGRLDLEEPEEREVRYIGRIGVRDEEYEPLVIDWRARAAEPFYRATPQQPMDVVRRRVLRCRNDRVIGIEDDLLDAQANTDDLPIIGEGALMAALSRSRGTRMKDIVATIQAEQDLAIRAEYPGVTIISGGPGTGKTVVALHRAAYLLYSNRRRFERGGILVVGPGPVFMNYIERVLPSLGEDSVTLRAIGQVASDVLDGLSADRVDDADTAFVKGSLRMVGVLKNLVNLPLGDPDAPAPSLLVTVKGNVLKLDAHQLGRIRAGVLAHQRVNLARESAEKALVAALVTQVPEDVDVDPEAIPELITDSAAYQEFVEAWWPALSATGVLRRLVDPRVTARAADGVLDATEQALLAASYAHEGEDADWTVADTALLDELVAILGPEPIDHDAGPSLFIEGGADVTEFVTTADRLARTVEHDFREDRHETYAHMLVDESQDITPMQWRMLRRRGSQASWTIVGDLAQSSWPDLDEVGRAVRDLIGTAPHRDFRLSVNYRSPAEVFDLAAKVVKAHFPKADLPRAVRSTGHQPELLHTSESALVSDLVRIVDRLTDSVGGTVGVIAPPSRLDHLRTALPPRLSTRMNPANLARVIFVSPLEAKGLEYDAVVVVSPDEVVEQSPGGVRVLYVALTRATQMLVTLDVGGPGAWRPEE
- a CDS encoding DUF4126 domain-containing protein, which translates into the protein MEMLPAAFASGWASGINAWGTVLVLGVLGRFAGIEGIPAGFQRTDVLIIVAVLCAIELVADKIPYIDSAWDTISTVIRPIAGAAIGAIYAGATGDLATITLASVGGITALVSHLTKAGLRLAVNTSPEPFTNVAASAAGDVAVTGVATLVALAPVAAAIVVAVLLVLGLLALWANATRIRRGWLAYQRWLSRRKNPAPA
- a CDS encoding polysaccharide deacetylase family protein; the encoded protein is MSRLRALAGACALGLALSGCAPTPPSGPVASPTPGIPSPTTVAPAPSPTASPAPPGWTVETWSNNDPALPVHLQWPVVPGATALNAMLAEDMDARARAFLADSVPNPEVPPELSGTWETVLDAPAWAGVRVDLYEFAGASGRASTSVLYGEKLSGTALRSVDLLAPTARRTAVDAVVAALRADGHEVLDDLADAPDLETRLFDDVVVGPRGELVVRVGEGLVLPFSEGVVDVTLAPSVAEGVLSEQGRDLRDAVVGLVGPASPTPTPAAPVSQRPAASVDCAVVACVALTFDDGPGKETGRLLDDLAAAGAPATFFVLGTSVRAHPDLVRRMAAEGHEVGTHTWSHKQLTKLGEEGQRREVQRGVRAVEEAGVTPTVFRPPYGSYNATTRKVVGAPMILWDVDTLDWRTRSTDATVASAVGDARAGSIVLMHDIHAPTVDAVPRVVAGLRERGFTLVTVSQLLGPQEPGSVSSRRP
- a CDS encoding DUF6504 family protein, with amino-acid sequence MRRYDEPIAVRSGEVGGEPAPVEFLWRRRYWRVLDVESRWRETADWWSRPSEDLLAESEVFRVVASAGRTSLPGVYELAHPVAGEEWFLRAVVD
- a CDS encoding SAV_6107 family HEPN domain-containing protein, with product MSADPTRAWQLAELLFDDVAAALAAAEDAVRPAERYLAAHRAALRVAAGVLARRRPRLRERRPIWTVVAQVAPELGEWAEYFAMLQLKVEAVQAGAVGLVTVREADDLLRDAQAFAAAAHD